One genomic segment of Huiozyma naganishii CBS 8797 chromosome 8, complete genome includes these proteins:
- the TPI1 gene encoding triose-phosphate isomerase TPI1 (similar to Saccharomyces cerevisiae TPI1 (YDR050C); ancestral locus Anc_3.288), which yields MARTFFIGGNFKLNGSKKSIKEIVERLNTASLADNVEVVICPPATYLDYTVSLVNKKQVTVGAQNTYVKASGAYTGENSVEQILDVGAKWTILGHSERRTIFHEDDKLIAEKTKFALDNGAGVILCIGETLEEKKAGITLDVVQRQLKAVIAEVKDWTNVVIAYEPVWAIGTGLAATADDAQDIHASIRKYLAKELGDKVAEETRILYGGSANGSNCSSFQDKVDIDGFLVGGASLKPEFVDIVNSRA from the coding sequence ATGGCCAGAACTTTTTTCATCGGTGGTaacttcaagttgaacgGTTCCAAGAAATCTATCAAGGAAATCGTCGAAAGATTGAACACTGCTTCTCTAGCTGACAACGTCGAGGTTGTCATCTGCCCACCAGCCACCTACTTGGACTACACTGTCTCCTTGGTCAACAAGAAGCAAGTCACTGTCGGTGCCCAAAACACATACGTCAAGGCCTCCGGTGCTTACACCGGTGAGAACTCCGTCGAACAGATCTTGGACGTCGGTGCCAAGTGGACCATCCTAGGTCACTCCGAGAGAAGAACTATCTTCCACGAAGACGACAAGCTTATTGCCGAAAAGACCAAGTTCGCCTTGGATAACGGTGCCGGTGTCATCTTGTGTATCGGTgaaactttggaagaaaagaaggccGGTATCACTCTAGATGTCGTCCAAAGACAATTGAAGGCCGTCATTGCCGAAGTCAAGGACTGGACCAACGTTGTCATCGCTTACGAGCCAGTCTGGGCCATCGGTACCGGTTTGGCCGCCACTGCCGACGATGCTCAAGACATCCACGCTTCCATCAGAAAATACTTGGCCAAGGAATTGGGTGACAAGGTCGCTGAAGAAACCAGAATCCTGTACGGTGGTTCCGCCAACGGTTCCAACTGTTCCTCTTTCCAAGACAAGGTCGACATTGACGGTTTCCTAGTCGGCGGTGCTTCTTTGAAGCCAGAATTCGTCGACATCGTCAACTCCAGAGCTTAA
- the VMS1 gene encoding Vms1p (similar to Saccharomyces cerevisiae YDR049W; ancestral locus Anc_3.293), which translates to MSVAQFKKIDTYVYDLSNEVLDSLQLTGFDENFKELAIETNLPLVAQNEQDKASQVLPPDQLERLKTKPISTKLHCTVCDLDFADLVNQRAHYQTNIHIHNLKRKISGLEAVTESDVIASDSSQDDQAPSDVSDIEEEETESDDSDDQITETLTQMNITQTETGEAFPLSPHLNTMSPQIYFNTKLLAETNKAFGVYKVLFDKSELLRPDLALRNWNKTVDQSVSMSALFMVGGGHFAGAIVSHQRNNVKGNASKQNISFEEQGVNFLEQKTFHRYTTRRKQGGSQSAMDNAKGKAHSAGSTLRRYNEAALKVDVQTLLKTWEPYLKQCENIFIRARSVTDRKIFYDNGVLEKNDPRLKTFPFTTSRPTATELKKAWCELTYLKVSEKPAAVEPKKFSKQVPSAQKVKTPEPEKTLSPEETHTKELIQLVKKGRAPLIIAYLKRHNLTVDFSLQPAFTYAITPTLLHCASQQGLKQMVTILMTNMKADPTIKNNKGKTAWDLSQNVAVQRCFQIARQTLGEDYKNWDESHIGEPLTREQVEELNKREKEMEENENAALIERELKASKERQQQEKDAARGPGYKLDPAANISETERNFNSLTEDQKRRLMREQRARAAEARMKQVK; encoded by the coding sequence ATGAGTGTTGCACAGTTTAAGAAAATTGATACTTACGTGTATGATTTATCTAACGAAGTTTTGGACTCACTGCAATTGACTGGCTTTGAtgaaaacttcaaagaactaGCCATTGAAACTAATTTGCCACTAGTCGCGCAGAATGAACAAGATAAGGCTTCTCAAGTGCTGCCACCGGATCAATTGGAAAGGTTGAAGACGAAACCCATCTCGACAAAGTTGCATTGTACCGTTTGTGATTTGGACTTCGCAGACCTGGTAAACCAAAGAGCTCATTATCAAACAAATATTCATATTCacaatttgaaaaggaagatATCTGGGCTGGAGGCAGTCACTGAGAGCGATGTAATAGCCAGCGATAGTAGCCAGGATGACCAAGCGCCTAGCGACGTGTCAGATattgaggaggaggaaactGAGTCAGACGACAGTGATGATCAAATTACTGAAACGCTCACCCAAATGAACATAACCCAGACAGAAACTGGGGAAGCTTTTCCCCTCTCGCCCCATCTAAACACAATGTCCCCACAAATTTACTTCAATACAAAGTTACTCGCTGAAACAAACAAAGCGTTCGGGGTGTATAAAGTTCTCTTTGATAAGAGCGAACTCCTTCGCCCGGACTTGGCCTTACGAAATTGGAATAAGACTGTCGACCAATCAGTGAGCATGTCTGCGCTGTTCATGGTGGGTGGTGGTCACTTTGCTGGTGCAATTGTCAGTCACCAGCGGAATAACGTTAAGGGTAATGCCTCTAAACAGAATATAAGTTTCGAAGAACAGGGCgtgaacttcttggagCAGAAGACTTTCCACAGATACACCACCAGGCGAAAGCAAGGTGGATCCCAATCTGCAATGGATAATGCTAAGGGTAAAGCCCATTCTGCAGGGTCAACACTGCGGAGGTATAATGAGGCAGCCTTGAAGGTAGACGTGCAAACTCTACTGAAAACATGGGAGCCATATTTGAAGCAATGTGAGAATATTTTTATAAGAGCGAGAAGCGTGACAGACAGAAAGATATTTTACGATAATGGAGTTTTAGAGAAAAACGACCCAAGATTGAAAACTTTCCCGTTCACTACCTCTAGGCCTACTGCCACTGAATTGAAAAAAGCGTGGTGCGAGCTGACGTATTTGAAAGTATCTGAAAAACCGGCAGCCGTAGAGCCTAAAAAATTTAGCAAACAGGTCCCTTCAGCCCAGAAGGTGAAAACTCCTGAGCCCGAAAAGACATTATCCCCTGAAGAAACACACACCAAAGAGTTGATTCAGTTGGTGAAAAAGGGACGAGCTCCGCTGATAATTGCATACTTGAAACGTCATAACCTGACTGTTGATTTCTCGTTACAACCAGCATTTACATACGCGATAACACCGACCCTCCTTCATTGTGCATCACAACAAGGGCTGAAACAAATGGTGACGATCCTAATGACCAATATGAAAGCAGATCCTACCATAAAAAACAATAAAGGTAAAACAGCTTGGGATTTAAGTCAAAATGTGGCTGTCCAAAGATGTTTCCAAATAGCGAGACAAACCCTGGGCGAAGACTATAAAAACTGGGATGAATCGCATATAGGTGAGCCCTTGACTAGAGAACAAGTAGAAGAGTTGAacaaaagggaaaaagagatggaggaaaatgaaaatgCAGCTTTGATCGAAAGGGAACTGAAAGCCTCTAAAGAGAGGCAGCAACAGGAGAAAGATGCCGCAAGAGGGCCAGGGTACAAACTGGACCCTGCTGCTAACATCtcagaaactgaaagaaACTTTAATTCCTTAACGGAGGATCAAAAAAGACGACTAATGAGGGAACAAAGAGCCAGAGCGGCAGAAGCAAGAATGAAGCAAGTTAAATAG
- the RPC11 gene encoding DNA-directed RNA polymerase III core subunit RPC11 (similar to Saccharomyces cerevisiae RPC11 (YDR045C); ancestral locus Anc_3.283), which yields MLSFCPICNNMLLISHADSGIYTLTCHSCPYEFPIDGIEIYDRKKLERKEVDDVLGGGWDNVDQTKVQCPNYDKCGGESAYFFQLQIRSADEPMTTFYKCVNCGNRWKEN from the coding sequence ATGCTTTCATTCTGCCCTATCTGTAACAACATGCTACTTATATCCCACGCTGATAGTGGTATCTATACATTGACGTGCCATTCCTGTCCGTACGAATTCCCAATAGATGGCATCGAGATATACGACCGGAAGAAGTTGGAAAGGAAAGAAGTGGATGATGTTCTCGGTGGAGGGTGGGATAATGTTGACCAAACTAAGGTGCAGTGTCCCAACTACGACAAATGTGGTGGTGAGAGTGCTTATTTCTTCCAGCTGCAGATTAGATCTGCTGATGAACCGATGACAACGTTTTACAAGTGTGTTAATTGTGGTAACAGATGGAAGGAAAACTAG
- the HEM12 gene encoding uroporphyrinogen decarboxylase HEM12 (similar to Saccharomyces cerevisiae HEM12 (YDR047W); ancestral locus Anc_3.294): MSNPGEFPQLKNDLILRTLRGENVERPPCWIMRQAGRYLPEYHEVKGSRDFFEVCRDAEVAAEITIQPVRRYRGLIDAAIIFSDILVIPQAMGCVVEMVEGKGPSFPQPLRTEQDVQRVLDYEVDITKSLKWAFDAITLTRHKLEGEVPLFGFCGGPWTLLVYMVEGGGSRLFRFAKQLINEHPDLAHQLLQKITDVASEFLARQVIAGAQVLQVFESWGGELSSMDFDEFSLPYLKQIASGVPKHLAKLNYTGDKIPIIVFAKNSWYALDKLCDSGYDGVSLDWSWDPKEAVKINNGRVTLQGNLDPGVVYGSDATITKKVSSMIKGFGGGKQNYIVNFGHGTHPFMDTEKIKFFLEECHRIGSQ, encoded by the coding sequence ATGTCTAACCCTGGTGAGTTCCCCCAATTGAAGAATGACCTCATTTTGAGAACATTGAGAGGTGAAAACGTAGAGAGACCACCATGCTGGATTATGAGGCAGGCTGGGAGGTACCTGCCAGAGTACCACGAGGTGAAGGGGTCCCGGgacttttttgaagtttgtAGAGACGCAGAGGTCGCTGCTGAGATCACTATCCAGCCAGTGAGAAGGTATAGAGGGTTGATCGATGCGGCAATCATCTTCAGTGATATCTTGGTCATACCGCAGGCAATGGGGTGCGTCGTTGAGATGGTGGAGGGGAAGGGCCCCTCGTTCCCTCAACCTCTACGGACTGAACAGGACGTCCAGAGGGTGTTGGATTACGAGGTAGACATCACGAAAAGTCTTAAGTGGGCATTCGATGCTATTACTTTGACAAGGCATAAATTGGAAGGTGAAGTACCTTTGTTCGGGTTCTGTGGTGGACCTTGGACACTGCTGGTGTACATGGTTGAAGGGGGTGGGTCCCGTCTGTTTAGATTTGCTAAACAGTTGATCAATGAACACCCAGATTTGGCACACCAACTACTGCAAAAGATTACAGATGTCGCGAGCGAGTTTCTAGCAAGACAGGTCATTGCCGGTGCACAGGTCTTGCAGGTCTTCGAGAGCTGGGGTGGTGAACTTTCATCAATGGATTTCGACGAATTCTCTCTGCcgtacttgaaacagattGCAAGCGGGGTCCCCAAACACTTGGCCAAACTGAACTACACTGGAGACAAGATCCCCATTATTGTGTTTGCCAAGAATTCGTGGTACGCACTGGACAAACTATGCGATTCAGGTTACGATGGAGTGTCTCTAGACTGGTCGTGGGATCCAAAAGAAGCTGTCAAAATAAATAACGGCAGAGTTACTCTACAAGGTAACTTGGACCCAGGTGTCGTGTATGGAAGTGACGCCACCATCACCAAGAAAGTGTCCTCGATGATCAAGGGCTTCGGCGGTGGGAAGCAGAATTACATCGTGAACTTCGGACACGGCACACACCCTTTCATGGACACAGAAAAGATCAAATTCTTCTTGGAAGAGTGCCATAGAATTGGCTCACAGTAA
- the KNAG0H01110 gene encoding uncharacterized protein (similar to Saccharomyces cerevisiae YBR071W; ancestral locus Anc_3.290) → MLREAKRKTSGERSKRQSAFFPAFQFSENDGGKEVTNSTGGNSVKASSSVKVVPEIPQRAPRHGVPGHAKKVDKFKRSTILLDKDMVRDYSLVMNLPAQPSGQSDLRSPSEESISSKNSVFSVNSCVRDILYDEIDEIMKSKENKYGKLTISKPAPTEGTKAMFIIRDNFYERGEWHLIPDAPEDAEERGPPKRSELDFF, encoded by the coding sequence ATGCTGAGAGAAGCGAAACGGAAAACGAGCGGAGAGCGTAGTAAGAGGCAGTCTGCGTTCTTTCCAGCATTTCAATTCAGCGAGAATGATGGTGGGAAGGAGGTGACAAATTCTACAGGGGGCAACAGTGTCAAGGCTAGCTCTAGCGTGAAGGTAGTGCCCGAAATACCGCAGCGGGCGCCCCGTCATGGAGTTCCTGGACACGCCAAAAAGGTTGATAAATTCAAGAGAAGTACAATTCTTCTTGACAAGGACATGGTGAGGGATTATAGTCTAGTGATGAACCTCCCAGCCCAACCTTCGGGCCAGAGTGACCTAAGGAGCCCCAGCGAGGAGAGCATCTCGAGCAAAAACTCTGTCTTCTCCGTCAATTCGTGTGTCCGCGATATACTATACGACGAGATTGACGAGATAATGAAAAGTAAAGAGAATAAGTATGGGAAACTAACGATTTCAAAACCTGCCCCGACTGAAGGGACAAAGGCTATGTTCATAATAAGGGACAACTTCTATGAAAGAGGCGAGTGGCACTTGATACCAGATGCACCGGAAGACGCCGAAGAACGGGGGCCGCCAAAAAGATCCGAGCTGGACTTTTTCTAA
- the ALG14 gene encoding N-acetylglucosaminyldiphosphodolichol N-acetylglucosaminyltransferase anchoring subunit ALG14 (similar to Saccharomyces cerevisiae ALG14 (YBR070C); ancestral locus Anc_3.289), which translates to MDWAWVSVIVLLVAAVFSVRLALILPFCRRPTDEDETILGGVQSGKGAAKRRPLQLFVFLGSGGHTGEMLRLLDTYHEYLLDSRNTVHIGYSDLQSKQKFLKLADKYKCKNRLYEFKKAREVNSSALQSVKTVLTTLITSLSHVVQIKKAMMSKPHLVLLNGPGTCCIITLLFKLLDLLLLFTSSHIVYVESLARIQTLSLTGKILYFLADEFVVQWEELKLTKAPRAKYFGILV; encoded by the coding sequence ATGGACTGGGCTTGGGTGTCTGTTATTGTGCTGCTGGTCGCTGCCGTCTTTTCCGTGCGCCTGGCCCTGATTCTGCCCTTCTGCAGGCGTCCAACAGATGAAGATGAGACGATACTTGGTGGAGTCCAGTCCGGGAAGGGCGCCGCCAAGAGGAGACCGTTGCAACTGTTTGTGTTTTTAGGATCTGGTGGACACACTGGAGAAATGCTCAGGTTGCTGGATACTTACCATGAGTATCTTCTGGACAGCAGGAACACAGTACACATCGGCTACTCTGATTTGCAATCGAAGCAGAAGTTTCTCAAGTTGGCCGACAAGTACAAGTGCAAAAATCGGTTATACGAGTTTAAAAAGGCTAGAGAGGTCAACTCGAGTGCATTACAAAGCGTGAAGACGGTGCTGACGACGCTAATAACGTCTTTGAGCCATGTGGTTCAGATCAAGAAGGCGATGATGAGCAAACCTCACTTGGTTCTCCTGAACGGGCCGGGCACTTGCTGCATCATCACattgttgttcaagttgCTGGATTTACTGCTATTATTCACATCCTCACATATCGTTTATGTCGAGTCCCTCGCGAGAATACAAACTTTGAGCTTGACGGGCAAGATCTTGTATTTTTTGGCAGACGAATTCGTGGTACAGTGGGAGGAACTAAAACTGACCAAGGCTCCGAGGGCCAAATACTTTGGCATACTGGTATAG
- the DET1 gene encoding acid phosphatase DET1 (similar to Saccharomyces cerevisiae YDR051C; ancestral locus Anc_3.287): protein MFLEPTFEPWVGPDGVPIREKPRLIVLIRHGESESNINKSINEYIPNQSVSLTKRGWTQAHNAGVQLLKVLNLENPGIVQELAEMYGTEEPGICQGLPLEGYERLDNHKDTNVIFYTSPYRRTRETLRGVLDVIDGYNLRNSNVKNCEGGAYNPTGCQKFATWPEGEQTSGEYKNDTITHNWTSKDPTKSFVHYRVKDEPRIREQDFGNYQDISSMQDVLKKRSAYGHFFFRFPQGESAADVYDRVASFQETLFRHFEQKKTNKLRDIMVLVTHGIYARVFLMKWFRWTYEEFESFTNVPNGCVIVMELDETTGKYMLRTRLPKWDK, encoded by the coding sequence ATGTTCTTGGAACCGACTTTTGAGCCATGGGTAGGCCCCGATGGGGTCCCCATCAGAGAGAAACCAAGACTAATTGTTCTTATAAGGCACGGAGAGAGTGAGTCCAACATAAATAAGAGCATAAACGAGTATATCCCGAACCAATCGGTCTCTCTGACAAAGAGAGGTTGGACGCAGGCACACAATGCTGGTGTGCAACTTCTTAAAGTTTTGAACTTGGAAAACCCAGGAATTGTTCAAGAATTGGCAGAGATGTACGGAACTGAGGAACCGGGTATCTGCCAGGGTCTACCTCTGGAAGGGTACGAGCGGTTGGACAATCACAAAGACACCAACGTCATTTTCTACACGTCACCTTACAggagaacaagagagaCGCTGAGAGGTGTCCTCGACGTCATTGACGGGTACAATTTGAGGAACAGCAACGTTAAAAACTGCGAAGGTGGGGCTTATAACCCGACAGGATGCCAGAAGTTTGCTACTTGGCCAGAGGGGGAACAAACTAGCGGTGAGTACAAGAACGACACTATCACGCATAACTGGACATCCAAGGACCCGACCAAGTCCTTCGTCCACTACCGGGTCAAAGATGAGCCCCGTATCAGGGAGCAAGATTTTGGCAACTACCAGGACATCAGCAGCATGCAGGACGTCCTGAAGAAGAGATCCGCATATGGacacttcttcttcaggtTCCCTCAGGGCGAATCTGCAGCGGATGTCTACGATCGTGTGGCCAGTTTCCAAGAGACGCTCTTTAGGCACTTCGAGCAAAAAAAGACGAACAAGCTCAGGGACATCATGGTTCTTGTCACCCACGGGATATACGCCCGTGTGTTCCTCATGAAATGGTTCAGATGGACCTACGAAGAGTTCGAATCCTTCACCAACGTCCCCAACGGCTGCGTCATCGTCATGGAACTCGACGAGACCACTGGGAAGTACATGCTCCGCACCCGGTTGCCGAAATGGGACAAGTGA
- the BAP3 gene encoding amino acid transporter BAP3 (similar to Saccharomyces cerevisiae BAP2 (YBR068C) and BAP3 (YDR046C); ancestral locus Anc_3.284), protein MTTGNEKSPDYTVSSPSSDTNEIHNRLGASSTTDKAKLQNGMEHSEKLENLASSTALDEAPRTGLVHRFMDSFKRADGQRAGFDDNDLESGTRSFISESHLKKSMKSRHVVMMTLGTGIGTGLLVANASGLHASGPAPLVLAYGLVSFVTYFMIQAAGEMAVTYPTLPGNFNSYMSLFVSKPFGFATVWLFLLQWLTVLPLELITSSLTIKYWNDKINSDVFVVIFYVFLLFIHFFGVQAYGETEFIFNSCKILMIAGFIIFSIVVNCGGAGHDGYIGGKYWHDPGAFTSHTNIGRFKGICFILVTAYFSYGGTELYVLSVNEQENPRKSTPQAAKQSIYRIVVIYLLTMILIGFNVPHDNDQLMGSHGSATHASPYVLAASIHGVRIVPHFINAVILISVISVANSSLYASPRLLCSLAQQGYAPKFLTYIDRQGRPLTALATCSLFGVIGFAAASNQEEQVFTWLAAIAGLSELFTWSGIMLSHVRFRQAMKVQGRDLNELGYKAVSGVWGSVYGVFFNILVFFAQFWVALAPPGSKPTALSFFESYLAFPIFFTFYFGYMLWNKDFTFLIPLESIDLDFHRRVYDPEFIRQEREEKKIKLKNSSIWTRMYYFWC, encoded by the coding sequence ATGACGACTGGGAACGAGAAATCACCGGATTACACGGTTTCATCCCCTTCGTCGGATACTAACGAGATACATAACCGTCTCGGGGCAAGCAGCACCACAGACAAGGCTAAACTGCAAAATGGGATGGAACATAGCgagaaactggagaatTTAGCGAGTAGCACCGCGCTAGATGAGGCACCGCGCACAGGGCTCGTACACAGGTTTATGGACTCCTTCAAGAGGGCCGATGGCCAGCGTGCAGGGTTCGATGACAACGACTTGGAGAGTGGGACTAGGTCGTTCATCTCTGAGTCgcatttgaaaaaatccaTGAAGTCTCGGCACGTCGTGATGATGACCCTGGGGACAGGTATAGGTACAGGTCTGCTGGTCGCCAACGCTAGTGGGCTGCACGCATCCGGGCCAGCACCCTTGGTGCTCGCATACGGACTGGTGTCCTTTGTCACTTATTTCATGATCCAAGCTGCAGGTGAAATGGCAGTCACATACCCGACTCTGCCAGGTAATTTCAACTCATACATGTCGCTGTTTGTTTCCAAACCGTTCGGGTTTGCGACCGTATGGCTGTTCCTCTTGCAATGGCTGACAGTGCTTCCCCTGGAGCTGATCACATCGAGTCTGACGATCAAATACTGGAACGATAAGATCAACTCGGacgtcttcgtcgtcatctTCTACGTGTTCCTGTTGTTCatccatttttttggcgTCCAAGCATACGGGGAAACCGAGTTCATATTCAACTCTTGCAAGATCCTCATGATCGCAGGGttcatcatcttctccATCGTGGTCAACTGCGGTGGGGCAGGTCACGACGGATACATTGGTGGGAAGTACTGGCATGACCCAGGTGCATTCACCTCACATACAAACATCGGCAGATTCAAAGGTATTTgcttcatcctcgtcacAGCCTATTTCTCCTACGGTGGTACGGAACTGTACGTTCTGTCCGTCAACGAACAAGAAAACCCAAGAAAGTCTACCCCACAAGCGGCCAAACAGTCCATATACCGTATTGTGGTCATCTACCTATTGACCATGATCCTGATCGGGTTCAACGTCCCACACGACAACGACCAACTGATGGGTTCCCACGGCTCAGCAACACATGCCTCCCCCTACGTCTTGGCCGCGTCCATCCACGGTGTCCGGATCGTGCCACACTTCATCAACGCTGTCATTTTGATCTCCGTCATCTCAGTCGCTAACTCGTCACTGTACGCATCGCCAAGACTACTGTGCTCTCTAGCACAACAAGGATACGCGCCAAAATTCCTGACCTACATCGACAGACAGGGGAGACCCCTGACCGCTTTGGCCACTTGCTCATTGTTCGGTGTCATTGGGTTCGCTGCCGCGTCAAATCAGGAGGAGCAAGTCTTTACGTGGTTGGCTGCTATTGCCGGGTTAAGTGAGCTGTTCACTTGGTCAGGGATCATGTTGTCCCACGTGAGATTCAGACAGGCAATGAAAGTACAGGGAAGAGACCTCAACGAGCTCGGATACAAAGCTGTTTCCGGGGTCTGGGGGTCCGTTTACGGTgtctttttcaatatcctcgtcttctttGCCCAGTTCTGGGTAGCGTTGGCCCCACCGGGCAGTAAACCAACCGCATTGAgcttttttgaaagttacCTCGCATTCCCCAtctttttcactttctACTTTGGCTACATGCTATGGAACAAAGATTTTACTTTCTTGATCCCATTGGAGAGCATTGACTTGGACTTCCATAGAAGAGTCTACGACCCTGAGTTTATAAGGCAAGAGAgggaagagaaaaagataAAACTGAAGAACTCCTCCATATGGACCAGAATGTACTATTTCTGGTGCTGA
- the HEM13 gene encoding coproporphyrinogen oxidase (similar to Saccharomyces cerevisiae HEM13 (YDR044W); ancestral locus Anc_3.282), giving the protein MPAPTDSNHLLIREKMEALIRRKQAEITQGLESVDTVKFHADTWERGNDGGGGTSMVISNGSTFEKGGVNVSVVYGNLTPTAILAMKNDHADLKLPVDPETGLPVTEGVKFFACGLSMVIHPKNPHCPTTHLNYRYFETWNPDGTPQSWWFGGGADLTPFYLYEEDAVLFHTNHKNALDKHDTSLYPRFKAWADKYYLIVHRGETRGIGGTFFDDYNEKDPEEILKIVEDSFDAFLPSYLPIIKKRKDLPYTPEEEKWQLIRRGRYVEYNLIYDRGTQFGLRTPGSRVESILMTLPEHVSWVYNHHPAPGSREAKLLEVTTKPREWAQ; this is encoded by the coding sequence ATGCCTGCTCCAACGGACTCTAACCACCTTCTCATCAGAGAAAAGATGGAAGCTTTGATCCGTCGTAAACAAGCTGAGATCACCCAGGGTCTAGAATCCGTCGACACGGTCAAGTTCCACGCTGACACATGGGAACGTGGTAACGacggtggtggtggtaccTCCATGGTCATCTCTAACGGTTCCACTTTCGAAAAGGGTGGTGTCAACGTCTCCGTTGTCTACGGTAACTTGACCCCAACCGCCATTTTGGCCATGAAGAACGACCACGCCGACTTGAAGTTGCCAGTTGACCCAGAGACCGGTCTCCCAGTGACTGAAGGTGTTAAGTTCTTTGCCTGTGGTCTATCTATGGTTATCCACCCAAAGAACCCACACTGTCCAACCACGCATTTGAACTACAGATACTTCGAGACTTGGAACCCAGACGGAACTCCACAAAGTTGGTGgtttggtggtggtgccgATTTGACCCCATTCTATTtgtacgaggaggacgCTGTTTTGTTCCACACTAACCACAAGAACGCGCTAGACAAACACGACACCTCCTTGTACCCACGTTTCAAGGCCTGGGCTGACAAGTACTACTTGATCGTCCACCGTGGTGAAACCCGTGGTATCGGTGGCACTTTCTTCGATGACTACAACGAAAAGGACCCAGAGGAAATCTTGAAGATTGTCGAGGACAGTTTCGATGCCTTTTTGCCATCGTACTTGCCAATaatcaagaagagaaaggaCCTGCCATACAcaccagaggaggagaaatGGCAACTGATTAGACGTGGTAGATACGTTGAATACAACTTGATCTACGACAGAGGTACTCAATTCGGTTTGAGAACCCCAGGTTCCAGAGTGGAATCTATTTTGATGACTTTGCCAGAACACGTCTCTTGGGTATACAACCACCATCCAGCCCCTGGTTCCAGAGAGGCCAAGTTGTTGGAGGTTACGACAAAGCCAAGAGAGTGGGCCCAGTGA
- the HSP26 gene encoding chaperone protein HSP26 (similar to Saccharomyces cerevisiae HSP26 (YBR072W); ancestral locus Anc_3.291) produces MSYNSPFFDFFDNINDEVDYFNRFLNDVGYAPKRERLAVTGNPQDNNQVATRGANSSAVSHPQRRYFGDLDNWFDNDFSLFPTSFQTPKPFGVPVDILDHDANYELKVTVPGVKAKKDINLEYHQNKNQLIVTGEVPAQVTEKNKNNVKVHESASGKFKRVITLPEHPGIDADKIKADYSSGVLTLTVPKLKPTAFDKDNVQKIEISSQESWGE; encoded by the coding sequence ATGTCTTACAACAGTCCATTTTTTGACTTTTTTGACAACATCAACGATGAAGTTGACTACTTTAACAGATTTTTGAATGATGTCGGCTATGCAccaaaaagagaaagattGGCTGTCACTGGTAACCCCCAGGACAACAACCAAGTTGCTACCAGAGGCGCCAACAGTTCTGCGGTTTCTCACCCACAGAGAAGATATTTTGGTGATTTAGACAACTGGTTCGACAATGACTTCTCGTTGTTCCCAACCTCCTTCCAGACTCCAAAACCATTTGGGGTCCCAGTTGATATTTTGGACCATGATGCAAACTACGAATTGAAGGTTACCGTCCCCGGTGTGAAAGCCAAGAAGGATATCAACTTGGAATACCACCAGAACAAGAACCAGTTAATCGTGACTGGTGAAGTGCCAGCGCAAGTTACcgaaaagaacaagaacaatgTGAAGGTTCACGAAAGTGCTTCCGGTAAGTTCAAGAGGGTTATTACTTTGCCTGAACACCCTGGCATTGATGCAGACAAGATTAAGGCGGACTATTCCAGTGGTGTTTTGACTTTGACAGTTCCAAAATTGAAGCCAACCGCATTTGATAAGGACAACGTTCAAAAGATAGAAATCTCTTCCCAGGAATCTTGGGGTGAATAA